In the genome of Mytilus edulis chromosome 3, xbMytEdul2.2, whole genome shotgun sequence, one region contains:
- the LOC139515515 gene encoding centlein-like — MLNSESDPMSKQSADSYVQTVMASNIVSVPVEIHAERPVSNFNTFALTPRKTTKRRRSDGNNKNGTKKQRNSPGVLDDKNRHALEDNQCIGVQGKASNKSDMNTIKVVSKQTNSNDLNDLKIMVGNLTDSMNTLRDHLSTRIDSLESNFAKTIEKVVDRKIETAMKKERNIVHKEMKNLESKVTKDIEQLKVDVNEDFQSVKNEISSLKDRCQEPMIRPEAEAENNKRNNAIIRNLAESENENLFNKVSGLLKDGLRLKNISIHSVERKRSFREGKPGLVIVKFKNAQDKRKVMEVKKTLREARNYRDVFIENDLPKAERMLNANLRHIVNTIGKDKLEIRGSRIQTKRNDNESRERTDLSRQLYEQRGRRHEQNTSNNVRDSYRRENEPRDTDNFRQSTHRGGYRNGRHY; from the coding sequence ATGCTTAATTCAGAGTCGGATCCTATGAGTAAACAATCAGCGGATAGTTACGTTCAGACAGTTATGGCTAGTAACATTGTATCTGTACCGGTTGAAATTCACGCTGAAAGGCCTGTAAGTAACTTTAATACTTTCGCTTTAACACCTAGAAAAACAACAAAACGTAGAAGGTCTGATGGTAATAATAAAAATGGTACTAAAAAACAGAGAAATAGCCCAGGTGTGCTCGATGACAAAAATCGTCACGCTCTAGAAGACAATCAGTGTATTGGAGTTCAAGGGAAGGCGTCTAATAAAAGCGACATGAACACTATTAAAGTTGTTAGTAAACAAACAAACAGTAATGATCTCAATGATTTAAAGATCATGGTAGGCAATTTAACAGATTCGATGAATACTTTACGCGATCACCTATCGACAAGAATAGACAGTTTAGAAAGTAATTTCGCAAAAACTATTGAAAAAGTTGTTGATAGAAAAATTGAAACCGCTATGAAGAAGGAAAGGAATATCGTacataaagaaatgaaaaatctGGAGAGTAAAGTTACCAAGGACATAGAACAGTTAAAAGTAGATGTAAATGAGGACTTCCAGAGTGTAAAGAATGAAATATCAAGTTTGAAAGACCGTTGTCAAGAACCTATGATCAGACCCGAGGCTGAGGCAGAGAACAACAAAAGAAACAACGCTATCATTCGAAACCTGGCAGAAAGTGAAAATGAAAATCTTTTCAACAAAGTAAGCGGACTGTTAAAGGACGGTTTAagattgaaaaatatcagcaTACACTCTGTAGAACGCAAGAGGAGCTTTCGAGAGGGTAAACCGGGTTTAGTTATTGTAAAGTTCAAAAACGCACAGGACAAGCGTAAAGTAATGGAGGTAAAGAAAACACTCCGAGAAGCAAGGAATTATAGAGACGTATTTATTGAAAATGACTTACCGAAGGCTGAAAGGATGCTCAATGCAAATCTTCGTCATATTGTGAATACTATCGGCAAGGATAAATTAGAAATTCGTGGATCGAGAATCCAAACAAAACGAAATGACAACGAATCAAGAGAAAGGACCGATCTAAGCCGACAGCTGTACGAGCAAAGAGGACGACGACATgagcaaaacacatcaaacaacgTAAGAGACAGTTACCGACGAGAAAACGAACCAAGAGACACCGATAATTTTAGACAGTCTACTCACCGTGGCGGTTACAGAAATGGGCGGCATTATTAG